One segment of Brassica napus chloroplast, complete genome DNA contains the following:
- the ndhG gene encoding NADH dehydrogenase subunit 6 produces the protein MDLPGPIHDFLLVFLGSGLLVGGLGVVLLPNPIFSAFSLGFVLVCISLLYILANSHFVAAAQLLIYVGAINVLIIFAVMFMNDSEYSIDFNLWTVGNGITSVVCTTILFSLISTILDTSWYGVIWTTRLNQILEQDLISNSQQIGIHLSTDFFLPFELISIILLVALIGAISVARQ, from the coding sequence ATGGATTTGCCTGGACCAATACATGATTTTCTTTTAGTTTTTCTGGGATCTGGTCTTCTAGTAGGAGGTCTGGGAGTGGTATTACTTCCTAACCCAATATTTTCAGCCTTTTCCTTAGGATTTGTTCTTGTTTGTATATCTTTATTGTATATTCTAGCAAATTCCCATTTTGTAGCTGCTGCACAACTCCTTATTTACGTGGGAGCCATAAATGTTTTAATCATATTTGCTGTGATGTTCATGAATGATTCCGAATATTCCATAGATTTCAATCTGTGGACTGTTGGGAATGGGATTACTTCAGTGGTTTGTACAACTATTCTTTTTTCATTAATTTCTACTATTCTCGATACGTCATGGTACGGGGTTATTTGGACTACAAGATTAAACCAGATTTTAGAACAAGATTTAATAAGTAATAGTCAACAAATAGGAATTCATTTATCAACAGATTTTTTTCTTCCATTTGAACTCATTTCAATAATTCTTTTAGTTGCTTTGATAGGTGCAATTTCTGTGGCTCGTCAATAA
- the ndhD gene encoding NADH dehydrogenase subunit 4: protein MYLVFTTNDFPWLTIIVVFPISAGSLMLFLPHRGNKVNKWYTICICILELLLTTYAFCYNFKLDDPLIQLSEDYKWINLFDFYWRLGIDGLSIGTILLTGFITTLATLAAFPVTRDSRLFYFLMLAMYSGQIGSFSSRDILLFFIMWELELIPVYLLLSMWGGKKRLYSATKFILYTAGSSIFLLIGVLGISLYGSNEPTLNLELLGNQAYPVTLEILFYIGFLIAFAVKSPIIPLHTWLPDTHGEAHYSTCMLLAGILLKMGAYGLVRINMELLPHAHSMFSPWLMVVGTIQIIYAASTSPGQRNLKKRIAYSSVSHMGFIIIGIGSITDPGLNGAILQIISHGFIGAALFFLAGTSYDRIRLVYLDEMGGMAISIPKIFTMFTILSMASLALPGMSGFVAELIVFFGIITSQKYFLISKILIIFVMAIGMILTPIYLLSMSRQMFYGYKLINAKNFSFFDSGPRELFLSISILLPIIGIGIYPDFVLSLASDKVESILSNYFYG from the coding sequence GTGTATCTTGTCTTTACCACGAATGATTTTCCTTGGTTAACAATAATTGTTGTTTTTCCAATATCTGCCGGTTCATTAATGTTATTTCTCCCGCATAGGGGAAATAAAGTTAATAAGTGGTATACTATATGCATTTGTATCTTAGAACTTCTTCTAACGACTTACGCTTTTTGTTATAATTTTAAACTGGACGATCCATTAATTCAACTGTCCGAAGATTATAAATGGATCAATCTTTTTGATTTTTATTGGAGACTGGGAATAGATGGACTTTCTATAGGAACGATTTTACTGACCGGATTTATTACTACTTTAGCTACTTTAGCGGCTTTTCCAGTTACTCGGGATTCCCGATTATTCTATTTCCTGATGTTAGCAATGTACAGCGGCCAAATAGGATCGTTTTCTTCTCGGGATATTTTACTTTTTTTCATCATGTGGGAATTAGAATTAATTCCCGTTTATCTCCTTTTATCCATGTGGGGTGGAAAGAAACGTTTGTATTCAGCTACAAAATTTATTTTATACACTGCAGGAAGTTCTATTTTTTTATTAATAGGAGTTTTAGGTATAAGTTTATATGGTTCGAACGAACCAACATTAAATTTAGAACTATTAGGGAATCAAGCCTATCCGGTCACACTCGAAATACTCTTTTATATTGGATTTCTTATTGCTTTTGCCGTCAAATCACCGATTATACCTTTACATACTTGGTTACCTGACACCCACGGCGAGGCACATTACAGTACCTGTATGCTTCTCGCTGGAATCTTATTAAAAATGGGAGCATATGGATTGGTTCGAATCAATATGGAATTATTACCTCACGCTCATTCTATGTTTTCTCCTTGGTTGATGGTAGTCGGTACAATCCAAATAATTTATGCAGCTTCAACATCTCCCGGTCAACGTAATTTAAAAAAGAGAATAGCCTATTCTTCTGTATCTCATATGGGTTTTATAATTATAGGTATTGGTTCTATAACGGATCCTGGGCTTAATGGAGCTATTTTACAAATAATCTCTCATGGATTTATTGGCGCTGCACTTTTTTTCTTGGCAGGAACTAGTTATGATAGAATCCGGCTTGTTTATCTTGATGAAATGGGTGGAATGGCTATCTCCATTCCAAAGATATTTACAATGTTCACTATCTTATCGATGGCTTCCCTTGCATTACCGGGCATGAGTGGTTTTGTTGCCGAATTAATCGTTTTTTTTGGAATAATTACCAGCCAAAAATATTTCTTAATTTCAAAAATTTTAATTATTTTTGTAATGGCAATTGGAATGATATTAACTCCTATATATTTATTATCTATGTCACGTCAAATGTTCTATGGATACAAGTTAATTAATGCCAAAAACTTTTCTTTTTTTGATTCTGGACCCCGAGAGTTATTTCTTTCAATCTCTATTCTTCTACCCATAATTGGTATTGGGATTTATCCTGATTTTGTGCTCTCATTAGCAAGTGACAAGGTCGAATCCATTTTATCTAATTATTTTTATGGATAG
- the rpl32 gene encoding ribosomal protein L32 produces MAVPKKRTSISKKRIRKKIWKRKGYWTSLKAFSLGKSLSTGNSKSFFVQQNK; encoded by the coding sequence ATGGCAGTTCCAAAAAAACGTACTTCTATCTCGAAAAAGCGTATTCGTAAAAAAATTTGGAAAAGGAAGGGATATTGGACATCGTTGAAAGCTTTTTCCTTAGGGAAATCGCTTTCTACAGGTAATTCAAAAAGTTTTTTTGTACAACAAAATAAATAA
- the ndhE gene encoding NADH dehydrogenase subunit 4L codes for MILEHVLVLSAYLFLIGLYGLITSRNMVRALMCLELILNAVNMNLVTFADFFDNSQLKGDIFCIFVIAIAAAEAAIGLAIVSSIYRNRKSTRINQSTLLNK; via the coding sequence ATGATACTCGAACATGTACTTGTTTTGAGTGCCTATTTATTTTTGATTGGTCTTTATGGATTGATCACGAGTCGAAATATGGTTAGGGCTCTTATGTGCCTTGAACTTATACTCAATGCAGTTAATATGAATCTCGTAACATTTGCTGATTTTTTTGATAATTCCCAACTAAAAGGGGATATTTTCTGCATTTTTGTTATAGCAATTGCAGCCGCTGAAGCAGCTATTGGATTAGCTATAGTCTCGTCAATTTATCGTAACAGAAAATCAACTCGCATCAACCAATCGACCTTATTAAATAAGTAG
- the ndhI gene encoding NADH dehydrogenase subunit I, protein MLPMITGFMNYGQQTLRAARYIGQGFMITLSHTNRLPVTIQYPYEKLITSERFRGRIHFEFDKCIACEVCVRVCPIDLPVVDWKLETNIRKKRLLNYSIDFGICIFCGNCVEYCPTNCLSMTEEYEFSTYDRHELNYNQIALGRLPMSVIDDYTIRTILNSPQTKNG, encoded by the coding sequence ATGCTTCCTATGATAACCGGGTTCATGAATTATGGTCAACAAACCCTACGAGCTGCAAGGTATATTGGTCAGGGTTTCATGATTACCTTATCCCACACAAATCGTTTACCTGTAACTATTCAATATCCCTATGAAAAATTAATAACATCAGAACGTTTCCGCGGTCGAATCCATTTCGAATTTGATAAATGCATTGCTTGTGAAGTATGTGTTCGAGTATGTCCTATAGATCTGCCGGTTGTTGATTGGAAATTGGAAACTAATATTCGAAAAAAACGATTGCTTAATTACAGTATTGATTTTGGAATTTGTATATTTTGTGGTAATTGTGTTGAGTATTGTCCAACAAATTGTTTGTCAATGACTGAAGAATATGAGTTTTCAACTTATGATCGTCACGAGTTGAATTATAATCAAATCGCTTTGGGGCGTTTACCAATGTCAGTAATTGACGATTATACTATTCGAACAATTTTGAATTCACCTCAAACAAAAAATGGGTAA
- the psaC gene encoding photosystem I subunit VII: MSHSVKIYDTCIGCTQCVRACPTDVLEMIPWDGCKAKQIASAPRTEDCVGCKRCESACPTDFLSVRVYLWHETTRSMGLAY, from the coding sequence ATGTCACATTCAGTAAAAATTTATGATACCTGTATAGGATGTACTCAGTGTGTCCGAGCATGTCCTACAGACGTATTAGAAATGATACCTTGGGATGGATGTAAAGCTAAGCAAATAGCTTCTGCCCCAAGAACCGAGGATTGTGTTGGTTGTAAGAGATGTGAATCTGCCTGTCCAACGGATTTTTTGAGCGTTCGAGTTTATTTATGGCATGAAACAACTCGAAGCATGGGTCTAGCTTATTAA
- the ccsA gene encoding cytochrome c biogenesis protein has product MIFSILEHILTHISFSVVSIVLLIYFLTLLVNLDEIIGFFDSSDKGIVITFFGITGLLFTRWIYSGHFPLSNLYESLIFLSWAFAIIHIVSYFNKKKKNHLNAITAPSAIFIQGFATSGLLNNMPQSAILVPALQSQWLMMHVSMMILGYGALLCGSLLSIALLVITFRKVGSTFWKKNMKNKMLLNELFSFDVLYYINERNSILLQQNINFSFSRNYYRYQLIEQLDYWSFRIISLGFIFLTVGILSGAVWANETWGSYWNWDPKETWAFITWTIFAIYLHIKTNRNARGINSAIVASLGFLLIWICYFGVNLLGIGLHSYGSFTSN; this is encoded by the coding sequence ATGATTTTTTCAATTTTAGAGCATATATTAACTCATATATCTTTTTCGGTCGTTTCAATTGTACTACTAATTTATTTTTTAACTTTATTAGTTAATTTAGATGAAATCATAGGATTTTTTGATTCATCAGATAAAGGAATCGTAATTACGTTTTTTGGTATAACAGGATTATTATTTACGCGTTGGATTTATTCAGGACATTTTCCATTAAGCAATTTATATGAATCATTAATTTTTCTTTCATGGGCTTTTGCAATTATTCATATAGTTTCCTATTTTAATAAAAAAAAAAAAAATCACTTAAACGCAATAACTGCGCCAAGTGCTATTTTTATTCAGGGTTTTGCTACTTCAGGTCTTTTAAACAACATGCCTCAGTCTGCAATATTAGTACCAGCTCTCCAGTCCCAGTGGTTAATGATGCACGTAAGTATGATGATATTAGGCTATGGCGCTCTGTTATGCGGATCATTATTATCAATAGCTCTTCTAGTCATTACATTTCGCAAGGTCGGATCTACTTTTTGGAAAAAGAATATGAAAAATAAAATGTTATTAAATGAATTATTTTCTTTTGATGTACTTTACTACATAAATGAAAGAAATTCTATTTTACTACAACAAAATATTAATTTTAGTTTTTCTAGAAATTATTATAGGTATCAATTGATTGAACAATTAGATTATTGGAGTTTTCGTATTATTAGTCTCGGATTTATCTTTTTAACCGTCGGCATTCTTTCAGGAGCTGTATGGGCTAATGAAACATGGGGTTCATATTGGAATTGGGATCCGAAAGAAACCTGGGCATTTATTACTTGGACCATCTTCGCAATTTATTTACATATTAAAACAAATAGGAATGCTCGAGGTATAAATTCTGCAATTGTGGCTTCGCTAGGTTTTCTTTTAATTTGGATATGCTATTTTGGCGTCAATCTTTTAGGAATAGGTTTACATAGTTATGGTTCATTTACATCGAATTAA